Proteins encoded by one window of Enterobacter hormaechei subsp. xiangfangensis:
- the asnB gene encoding asparagine synthase B, whose product MCSIFGVLDIKTDAGELRKKALELSRLMRHRGPDWSGVYASDKAILAHERLSIVDVNAGAQPLYNEKKTHALAVNGEIYNHQALRAEYGDRYAFQTGSDCEVILALYQEKGPEFLDDLQGMFAFALYDSEKDAYLIGRDHIGIIPLYMGHDEHGNFYVASEMKALVPVCRTIKEFPAGSYLWSQDGEIRPYYQRDWFDYEAVKDNVTDKAELRQALEESVKSHLMSDVPYGVLLSGGLDSSVISAITKKFAARRVEDQERSEAWWPQLHSFAVGLEGAPDLKAAQEVANHLGTVHHEIHFTVQEGLDAIRDVIYHIETYDVTTIRASTPMYLMSRKIKAMGIKMVLSGEGSDEVFGGYLYFHKAPNAKELHEETVRKLQALHMFDCARANKAMSAWGVEARVPFLDKKFLDVAMRINPQDKMCGNGKMEKHILRECFESYLPASVAWRQKEQFSDGVGYSWIDTLKEVAAKQVSDQQLETASFRFPYNTPASKEAYLYREIFEELFPVPSAAECVPGGPSVACSSAKAIEWDESFKAMNDPSGRAVGVHQSAYK is encoded by the coding sequence ATGTGTTCTATTTTTGGCGTACTGGATATTAAAACTGACGCGGGCGAACTGCGTAAAAAAGCACTCGAATTGTCCCGCCTGATGCGCCATCGCGGTCCGGACTGGTCAGGCGTTTACGCCAGCGATAAAGCGATTCTGGCTCACGAACGTCTCTCCATTGTTGATGTCAACGCTGGCGCACAGCCGCTGTATAACGAGAAAAAAACGCACGCGCTGGCTGTTAACGGTGAAATTTACAACCATCAGGCGCTGCGCGCTGAGTACGGCGATCGCTACGCGTTTCAGACCGGCTCAGACTGCGAAGTGATCCTGGCGCTGTATCAGGAGAAAGGCCCGGAGTTCCTCGACGACCTGCAAGGTATGTTCGCCTTCGCCCTGTACGACAGCGAAAAAGACGCTTACCTGATTGGCCGCGACCATATTGGTATTATCCCGCTGTACATGGGACACGATGAACACGGTAACTTCTACGTTGCCTCAGAGATGAAAGCCCTGGTACCGGTATGCCGCACCATCAAAGAGTTCCCGGCAGGTAGCTACCTGTGGAGCCAGGACGGCGAGATCCGCCCGTACTACCAGCGCGACTGGTTTGATTATGAAGCGGTGAAAGACAACGTGACGGACAAAGCGGAACTGCGTCAGGCGCTGGAAGAGTCAGTGAAAAGCCACCTGATGTCAGATGTCCCCTACGGTGTACTGCTCTCCGGCGGTCTGGACTCCTCCGTGATCTCCGCGATCACCAAGAAATTCGCCGCACGTCGCGTGGAAGATCAGGAGCGCTCTGAAGCCTGGTGGCCACAGCTGCACTCCTTTGCCGTGGGTCTGGAAGGGGCACCTGACCTGAAAGCCGCCCAGGAAGTGGCGAACCATCTTGGCACGGTGCACCATGAAATTCACTTCACCGTACAGGAAGGTCTGGATGCGATCCGCGATGTGATCTATCACATTGAAACCTATGATGTGACCACCATTCGCGCCTCCACGCCGATGTATTTGATGTCGCGAAAGATCAAAGCGATGGGCATCAAGATGGTGCTCTCCGGCGAGGGTTCTGACGAAGTGTTTGGCGGTTACCTCTATTTCCACAAAGCACCGAACGCCAAAGAGCTGCATGAAGAAACGGTGCGTAAGCTACAGGCACTGCACATGTTTGACTGCGCGCGCGCCAACAAAGCGATGTCCGCCTGGGGTGTGGAAGCCCGCGTGCCGTTCCTCGATAAGAAATTCCTCGATGTGGCGATGCGCATCAACCCACAGGACAAAATGTGCGGCAACGGCAAAATGGAGAAACATATCCTGCGTGAATGTTTTGAATCCTACCTGCCGGCGAGCGTGGCGTGGCGTCAGAAAGAGCAGTTCTCCGATGGCGTAGGCTACAGCTGGATCGACACCCTGAAAGAGGTGGCGGCGAAACAGGTTTCTGATCAACAACTGGAAACTGCGAGCTTCCGTTTCCCGTACAACACGCCAGCCTCGAAAGAGGCGTATTTGTACCGTGAGATCTTTGAGGAGCTGTTCCCGGTTCCAAGCGCAGCCGAGTGCGTACCGGGTGGTCCTTCGGTCGCCTGCTCTTCTGCTAAAGCCATTGAATGGGATGAATCCTTCAAAGCGATGAACGATCCGTCAGGACGCGCGGTGGGCGTTCACCAGTCTGCTTATAAATAA
- the ubiF gene encoding 3-demethoxyubiquinol 3-hydroxylase gives MTLLNTEVAVVGGGMVGGALALGLAQQGFDVTVIEQAAPPAFDPASQPDVRISAISAASVDLLRGLGVWEAVLAMRAHPYSRLETWEWENAHVSFDAAELKLPRLGYMVENNVLQQALWQALEAHPKVTLRVPDSLKGLHRHEGGYLLTLDNDDELAVKLVVGADGANSQVRQMAGIGIHAWQYQQSCMLITVQSANAPGESTWQHFTPNGPHAFLPLFDNWASLVWYDKPARIRQLQGLSMDQLQREIRQHFPSRLGNVTPVAAGAFPLMRRHALQYAREGLVLVGDAAHTIHPLAGQGVNLGYRDVDALLDVLGNARAHAEAWASHQVLKRYQTRRMADNFIMQSGMDLFYAGFSNDVGPVRIVRNIGLMAAERAGGLKRQALKYALGL, from the coding sequence ATGACACTCCTGAACACCGAAGTTGCCGTTGTTGGCGGCGGTATGGTCGGCGGCGCACTGGCGCTGGGGCTGGCGCAGCAGGGATTTGACGTAACCGTTATTGAACAGGCGGCTCCGCCGGCATTCGATCCTGCCAGCCAACCGGACGTGCGTATTTCCGCCATCAGCGCGGCCTCTGTTGATCTGCTTCGCGGGCTGGGCGTCTGGGAGGCGGTGCTGGCGATGCGCGCGCATCCTTACAGCCGTCTCGAAACCTGGGAGTGGGAAAATGCTCACGTGTCGTTTGATGCCGCCGAGCTGAAACTGCCGCGCCTGGGCTATATGGTGGAAAACAACGTGCTCCAGCAGGCACTCTGGCAGGCGCTGGAGGCGCACCCGAAGGTGACGCTGCGCGTGCCGGACTCGCTGAAAGGCCTGCATCGTCATGAGGGCGGGTATCTCCTGACGCTGGACAACGACGATGAGCTGGCCGTGAAGCTGGTGGTGGGGGCGGATGGCGCGAACTCGCAGGTCAGGCAGATGGCAGGCATTGGGATCCATGCCTGGCAGTACCAGCAGTCCTGCATGCTGATCACCGTTCAGTCAGCAAACGCGCCGGGCGAAAGCACCTGGCAGCATTTTACGCCGAACGGCCCGCATGCATTCTTACCGCTGTTTGATAACTGGGCTTCGCTGGTGTGGTACGACAAACCGGCGCGCATTCGACAGTTGCAGGGGCTGTCCATGGATCAGTTGCAGCGCGAAATCCGCCAGCACTTCCCGAGCCGTCTGGGCAACGTGACCCCGGTTGCCGCCGGCGCATTCCCGCTGATGCGACGCCATGCGTTGCAGTATGCCCGTGAAGGACTGGTGCTTGTGGGGGACGCGGCGCACACCATTCATCCGCTGGCGGGGCAGGGGGTGAATCTGGGATACCGTGACGTCGATGCGTTACTGGATGTGCTGGGTAACGCTCGCGCCCACGCGGAAGCCTGGGCCAGCCATCAGGTTCTGAAGCGCTACCAGACGCGCCGTATGGCGGATAACTTCATTATGCAGTCGGGGATGGATCTGTTCTATGCCGGGTTCAGCAATGATGTTGGTCCGGTGCGTATAGTGCGCAATATTGGATTGATGGCAGCGGAACGTGCCGGTGGTCTGAAGCGTCAGGCCCTGAAGTACGCCCTCGGACTCTGA
- the glnS gene encoding glutamine--tRNA ligase, with the protein MSEAEARPSNFIRQIIDEDLASGKHTTVHTRFPPEPNGYLHIGHAKSICLNFGIAQDYQGQCNLRFDDTNPVKEDIEYVESIKNDVQWLGFNWSGDICYSSDYFDQLYAYAVELINKGLAYVDELSADEIREYRGTLTQPGKNSPFRDRSVEENLALFEKMRAGGFEEGKACLRAKIDMASPFIVMRDPVLYRIKFAEHHQTGNKWCIYPMYDFTHCISDALEGITHSLCTLEFQDNRRLYDWVLDNITIPVHPRQYEFSRLNLEYTVMSKRKLNLLVTDKHVEGWDDPRMPTISGLRRRGYTSASIREFCKRIGVTKQDNTIEMASLESCIREDLNENAPRAMAVIDPVKLVIENYPQGGSEQVSMPNHPNKPEMGIRDVPFSGEIWIDRADFREEANKQYKRLVLGKEVRLRNAYVIKAERVEKDAEGNITTIFCTYDAETLSKDPADGRKVKGVIHWVSAQHALPVEIRLYDRLFSVPNPGAAEDFLAVINPESLIIKQGYAEPSLKAAEAGKAFQFEREGYFCLDSRYSTAEKPVFNRTVGLRDTWTKIGE; encoded by the coding sequence ATGAGTGAGGCAGAAGCCCGCCCGAGTAACTTTATTCGTCAGATCATCGATGAAGATCTGGCCAGTGGTAAGCACACCACAGTCCACACGCGTTTCCCGCCGGAGCCAAATGGCTACCTGCACATTGGTCACGCCAAATCGATCTGCCTGAACTTTGGTATTGCGCAAGATTACCAGGGGCAGTGCAACCTGCGTTTCGATGACACCAACCCAGTAAAAGAAGACATCGAATACGTTGAGTCGATAAAAAACGACGTGCAATGGCTGGGCTTCAACTGGTCTGGCGATATCTGCTACTCCTCAGACTATTTCGATCAGCTGTATGCCTACGCGGTTGAACTGATTAACAAAGGTCTGGCATACGTCGACGAATTGTCAGCTGACGAAATCCGTGAATACCGCGGTACGCTGACTCAGCCTGGTAAAAACAGCCCGTTCCGCGATCGTAGCGTGGAAGAGAACCTGGCGCTGTTTGAAAAAATGCGTGCCGGTGGCTTCGAAGAAGGTAAAGCGTGTCTGCGTGCCAAAATCGATATGGCGTCTCCGTTCATCGTGATGCGCGATCCGGTGCTGTACCGCATTAAGTTCGCTGAACACCACCAGACCGGTAACAAGTGGTGCATCTACCCGATGTACGACTTCACCCACTGCATCAGCGATGCGCTGGAAGGCATTACGCACTCTCTGTGCACGCTGGAATTCCAGGACAACCGTCGTCTGTACGACTGGGTGCTGGATAACATCACCATTCCTGTGCATCCGCGTCAGTACGAGTTCTCTCGTCTGAACCTGGAATACACCGTGATGTCCAAGCGTAAGCTGAACCTGCTGGTCACTGACAAGCACGTTGAAGGCTGGGACGACCCACGTATGCCGACCATCTCTGGCCTGCGTCGTCGTGGCTACACCTCCGCCTCCATTCGTGAGTTCTGCAAACGTATCGGCGTCACCAAGCAGGACAACACCATCGAAATGGCGTCTCTGGAATCCTGCATTCGTGAAGACCTGAACGAAAACGCGCCGCGCGCGATGGCGGTGATCGATCCAGTGAAACTGGTTATCGAAAACTATCCGCAGGGCGGAAGCGAACAGGTCTCGATGCCTAACCATCCGAACAAACCGGAAATGGGCATCCGCGACGTGCCGTTCAGCGGTGAAATCTGGATCGATCGCGCCGACTTCCGCGAAGAAGCGAACAAGCAGTACAAGCGTCTGGTGCTGGGCAAAGAAGTGCGTCTGCGTAACGCATATGTGATCAAAGCCGAGCGCGTAGAGAAAGATGCGGAAGGTAACATCACGACCATCTTCTGTACGTACGACGCAGAGACGCTGAGTAAAGATCCGGCGGATGGTCGTAAAGTAAAAGGTGTAATCCACTGGGTGAGCGCGCAGCATGCGCTGCCGGTTGAGATCCGTCTCTACGATCGTCTGTTCAGCGTGCCTAATCCAGGCGCTGCGGAGGACTTCCTGGCGGTCATTAACCCTGAGTCTCTGATTATCAAGCAGGGGTATGCCGAGCCGTCTCTGAAAGCCGCTGAAGCCGGTAAAGCGTTCCAGTTTGAACGTGAGGGTTACTTCTGCCTGGACAGCCGTTACAGCACGGCAGAAAAACCGGTATTTAACCGTACCGTCGGTCTGCGTGATACCTGGACTAAGATCGGCGAATAA
- the nagC gene encoding DNA-binding transcriptional regulator NagC → MTPGGQAQIGNVDLVKQLNSAAVYRLIDQHGPISRIQIAEQSQLAPASVTKITRQLIERGLIKEVDQQASTGGRRAISIVTETRNFQAIGVRLGRHDTTLTLYDLSSKAIAEEHYPLPERTQETLEHALLNTIAQFIESCQRKIRELIAISVILPGLVDPESGVIRYMPHIKVENWGLVEALEKRFKLTCFVGHDIRSLALAEHYFGASQDCEDSILVRVHRGTGAGIISNGRIFIGRNGNVGEIGHIQVEPLGERCHCGNFGCLETVAANAAIEHRVRHLLEQGYQSRVTLDDCKIGTICKAANKGDALACEVIEQVGRHLGKTIAIAINLFNPQKVVIAGEIVEAEKVLLPAIEGCINTQALKAFRQNLPVVRSTLDHRSAIGAFALVKRAMLNGILLQHLLES, encoded by the coding sequence ATGACACCAGGCGGACAAGCTCAAATCGGTAATGTCGATCTCGTTAAACAACTTAACAGCGCGGCAGTTTATCGCCTGATTGACCAGCACGGGCCAATCTCACGCATTCAGATAGCCGAACAAAGCCAGCTTGCTCCCGCCAGCGTGACAAAAATTACACGTCAGCTTATTGAGCGCGGCCTGATCAAAGAAGTCGATCAGCAGGCCTCCACCGGGGGCCGCCGCGCGATTTCCATCGTCACGGAAACCCGCAATTTTCAGGCCATTGGCGTTCGCTTAGGACGTCATGACACCACTCTTACGCTCTACGACCTGAGCAGCAAGGCCATTGCCGAAGAGCATTACCCCCTTCCTGAGCGCACGCAGGAGACGCTTGAACATGCGTTACTGAATACCATTGCGCAGTTTATCGAAAGCTGTCAGCGCAAGATCCGTGAACTCATCGCCATCTCGGTGATTTTGCCCGGCCTGGTTGACCCGGAAAGCGGCGTTATTCGCTACATGCCGCATATTAAGGTAGAGAACTGGGGGCTGGTTGAGGCGCTGGAAAAGCGCTTCAAGCTGACCTGCTTTGTTGGTCACGATATTCGCTCGCTGGCGCTGGCGGAGCACTACTTTGGTGCGAGCCAGGACTGCGAAGACTCTATTCTGGTGCGCGTTCACCGTGGTACAGGTGCGGGCATCATCTCGAATGGCCGCATTTTTATTGGTCGTAACGGTAACGTAGGCGAGATTGGTCATATCCAGGTGGAACCGCTTGGCGAGCGCTGCCACTGCGGTAATTTTGGCTGTCTTGAAACCGTTGCCGCCAACGCCGCCATTGAACATCGCGTTCGCCATCTGCTGGAGCAGGGTTACCAGAGCCGCGTCACGCTGGACGATTGTAAGATCGGCACCATCTGCAAAGCGGCAAACAAAGGCGATGCGCTGGCCTGCGAAGTGATCGAACAGGTAGGACGCCACCTGGGTAAGACCATCGCCATTGCCATCAACCTGTTTAATCCGCAAAAGGTGGTGATTGCCGGCGAGATCGTTGAAGCCGAAAAAGTGTTACTGCCCGCCATTGAAGGCTGCATCAATACCCAGGCGCTGAAGGCATTTCGCCAGAATTTGCCGGTGGTGCGATCTACGCTCGATCACCGCTCGGCAATTGGCGCATTCGCCCTGGTAAAACGTGCCATGCTGAACGGGATCCTGCTGCAACATTTGCTGGAATCCTGA
- the nagE gene encoding PTS N-acetyl glucosamine transporter subunit IIABC gives MNILGFFQRLGRALQLPIAVLPVAALLLRFGQPDLLNVPFIAQAGGAIFDNLALIFAIGVASSWSKDSAGAAALAGAVGYFILTKAMVTINPEINMGVLAGIITGLVGGAVYNRWAGIKLPDFLSFFGGKRFVPIATGFFCLILAAIFGYVWPPVQHAIHAGGEWIVSAGAMGAGIFGFINRLLIPTGLHQVLNTIAWFQIGEFTNAAGAVFHGDINRFYAGDGTAGMFMSGFFPIMMFGLPGAALAMYLAAPKARRPMVGGMLLSVAITAFLTGVTEPLEFLFMFLAPLLYLMHAILTGISLFVATLLGIHAGFSFSAGAIDYVLMYNLPAASSNVWILMVMGLIFFVIYFVLFSAVIRMFNLKTPGREDTKDDVVTSEANSNTEEGLTQLATSYIAAVGGTDNLKAIDACITRLRLTVGDSARVSDAMCKRLGASGVVKLNKQTIQVIVGAKAESIGDEMKKVVARGPVAAASTDNAPVADAPVAKPQAVPNAVTIAALVSPVTGDVVALEQVPDEAFASKAVGDGVAVKPTDKTVVSPAAGTIVKIFNTNHAFCLETEKGAEIVVHMGIDTVALNGQGFTRLVEEGAEVAAGQPILEMDLDFLNANARSMISPVVCSNIDDFSGLVIQAQGQVVAGQTPLYEIKGK, from the coding sequence ATGAATATTTTAGGTTTTTTCCAGCGCCTCGGTAGGGCTTTGCAGCTCCCTATCGCCGTGCTACCGGTTGCAGCATTGCTGCTGCGATTCGGGCAACCCGATCTTCTTAACGTGCCGTTTATTGCCCAGGCAGGCGGCGCAATTTTTGACAACCTGGCGCTGATTTTCGCCATCGGTGTGGCGTCAAGCTGGTCAAAAGACAGCGCGGGTGCCGCGGCACTGGCAGGGGCTGTCGGTTACTTCATCCTCACGAAAGCGATGGTAACCATCAATCCTGAAATCAACATGGGTGTGCTGGCAGGTATCATTACTGGCCTGGTGGGTGGCGCCGTGTACAACCGTTGGGCAGGTATCAAACTTCCTGACTTCCTGAGCTTCTTCGGCGGTAAACGTTTTGTGCCGATTGCGACGGGCTTTTTCTGTCTGATCCTCGCCGCCATCTTTGGCTACGTTTGGCCACCGGTGCAGCATGCTATCCATGCGGGTGGCGAGTGGATCGTGTCTGCGGGCGCAATGGGTGCGGGCATCTTCGGTTTCATTAACCGTCTGCTGATCCCAACCGGTCTGCATCAGGTACTGAACACCATCGCCTGGTTCCAGATTGGTGAGTTCACCAACGCGGCCGGCGCGGTATTCCACGGTGATATCAACCGCTTCTACGCAGGCGACGGCACCGCGGGCATGTTCATGTCTGGCTTCTTCCCAATCATGATGTTTGGTCTGCCTGGCGCGGCGCTGGCAATGTACCTGGCTGCGCCGAAAGCGCGTCGCCCAATGGTTGGCGGGATGCTGCTGTCCGTTGCGATCACCGCCTTCCTGACCGGCGTGACCGAGCCACTGGAATTCCTGTTCATGTTCCTGGCTCCGCTGCTGTATCTGATGCATGCGATCCTGACCGGTATCAGCCTGTTCGTCGCCACCCTTCTGGGTATCCATGCTGGCTTCTCCTTCTCCGCAGGCGCCATCGACTATGTGTTGATGTACAACCTGCCGGCGGCAAGCAGCAACGTCTGGATCCTGATGGTGATGGGCCTGATCTTCTTCGTTATCTACTTCGTTCTGTTCAGCGCGGTTATTCGTATGTTTAACCTGAAGACGCCTGGCCGCGAAGATACGAAAGATGATGTTGTGACCAGTGAAGCCAACAGCAATACCGAAGAGGGTTTAACCCAACTGGCAACCAGCTACATTGCCGCTGTGGGTGGCACCGACAACCTGAAAGCGATCGATGCCTGTATTACCCGTCTGCGTCTGACCGTAGGTGACTCCGCGCGCGTGAGCGATGCAATGTGCAAACGCCTGGGTGCGTCTGGTGTGGTGAAACTGAACAAACAAACCATCCAGGTTATCGTGGGTGCGAAAGCCGAATCTATCGGCGATGAAATGAAAAAAGTGGTTGCCCGTGGGCCGGTCGCTGCCGCCTCAACGGATAACGCGCCAGTGGCTGACGCGCCGGTTGCAAAACCGCAGGCTGTGCCAAACGCGGTGACCATCGCTGCGCTGGTTTCTCCGGTGACAGGTGACGTTGTTGCGCTTGAACAGGTGCCTGACGAAGCGTTCGCCAGCAAAGCGGTCGGTGACGGCGTGGCGGTGAAACCAACGGACAAAACTGTGGTCTCTCCGGCTGCCGGTACTATCGTGAAAATCTTCAACACCAACCATGCGTTCTGCCTGGAAACGGAAAAAGGCGCGGAGATCGTTGTCCATATGGGTATCGATACCGTTGCGCTGAACGGCCAGGGCTTTACTCGCCTGGTGGAAGAGGGTGCTGAAGTGGCGGCAGGCCAGCCGATTCTGGAAATGGATCTGGACTTCCTGAATGCCAACGCGCGCTCCATGATAAGCCCGGTCGTGTGCAGCAACATCGACGACTTCAGCGGTCTGGTGATCCAGGCGCAGGGGCAGGTAGTTGCAGGCCAGACGCCACTGTATGAGATTAAAGGCAAGTAA
- the nagB gene encoding glucosamine-6-phosphate deaminase, with amino-acid sequence MRLIPLATAEQVGKWAARHIVNRINAFKPTADRPFVLGLPTGGTPLTAYKALVEMHKAGQVSFKHVVTFNMDEYVGLPKEHPESYHSFMHRNFFDHVDIPAENINLLNGNAPDIDAECRQYEEKIRSYGKIHLFMGGVGNDGHIAFNEPASSLASRTRIKTLTHDTRVANSRFFDGDVNQVPKYALTVGVGTLLDAEEVMILVLGAVKAQALQAAVEGNVNHMWTISCLQLHPKAVVVCDEPSTMELKVKTLKYFNELEAENIKGL; translated from the coding sequence ATGAGACTGATTCCCCTGGCAACAGCTGAACAAGTCGGAAAATGGGCTGCTCGTCATATCGTTAACCGCATCAACGCGTTCAAACCAACAGCCGATCGTCCTTTCGTTCTCGGTCTTCCAACCGGCGGCACGCCCCTGACCGCTTATAAAGCTCTGGTTGAAATGCACAAAGCGGGCCAGGTAAGCTTTAAACACGTTGTGACCTTCAACATGGACGAATATGTCGGCCTGCCAAAGGAACATCCGGAAAGTTACCACAGCTTTATGCACCGTAATTTCTTCGATCACGTTGATATTCCGGCTGAAAACATTAACCTGCTGAATGGAAACGCGCCTGATATTGACGCAGAATGCCGTCAGTATGAAGAAAAAATCCGTTCCTACGGTAAAATCCACCTGTTTATGGGCGGCGTAGGCAACGATGGTCATATCGCGTTCAACGAACCGGCATCTTCACTGGCTTCCCGTACCCGTATTAAAACGCTGACCCATGATACGCGCGTGGCTAACTCCCGCTTCTTTGACGGCGACGTCAATCAGGTGCCTAAATACGCGCTGACCGTGGGCGTGGGCACGCTGCTGGATGCCGAAGAAGTGATGATTCTGGTGCTGGGCGCGGTGAAAGCGCAAGCGCTTCAGGCTGCCGTTGAAGGCAACGTGAACCATATGTGGACGATCAGCTGCTTACAGCTGCATCCAAAAGCGGTTGTCGTGTGTGACGAACCGTCCACCATGGAGCTGAAAGTGAAAACGCTGAAATACTTCAACGAGCTGGAAGCTGAGAACATCAAAGGTCTGTAA
- the nagA gene encoding N-acetylglucosamine-6-phosphate deacetylase — protein MYALTHGRIYTGHEILDDHAIVIANGLIERVCPLAELPTEIEQRSLNRAVISPGFIDVQLNGCGGVQFNDTAEAVTVETLEIMQKANEKSGCTSYLPTLITSSDDLMKQGIRVMREYLAKHPNQALGLHLEGPWLNMVKKGTHNPNYVRKPDAELVDYMCANADVITKVTLAPEMTGTDVISKLAAAGIVVSAGHSNATLKEAKAGFRAGITFATHLYNAMPYITGREPGLVGAILDEPDVYCGIIADGLHVDYTNIRNAKRLKGDKLCLVTDATAPAGANIEQFIFAGKTIYYRNGLCVDENGTLSGSSLTMIEGVRNLVEHCGIALEEVLRMATLYPARAIGVDKQLGGIAPGMVANLTAFTHDYKIIKTIVNGNEVVTE, from the coding sequence ATGTACGCTTTAACTCACGGTCGGATTTATACCGGCCATGAAATTCTGGATGACCATGCGATTGTAATCGCCAATGGCCTGATTGAACGTGTTTGCCCGCTGGCGGAACTGCCGACGGAGATCGAACAGCGTTCACTCAATAGAGCTGTAATCTCCCCCGGTTTCATCGACGTACAGCTTAACGGCTGCGGCGGTGTCCAGTTTAACGATACCGCAGAAGCGGTGACGGTTGAAACGCTGGAAATTATGCAGAAAGCCAACGAGAAATCGGGCTGCACCAGCTATCTGCCAACGCTGATCACCAGCAGCGATGACCTGATGAAACAGGGTATCCGCGTCATGCGCGAATACCTGGCAAAACATCCGAATCAGGCGCTGGGCCTGCACCTGGAAGGGCCCTGGCTGAATATGGTCAAGAAAGGCACCCATAACCCAAACTACGTGCGCAAACCGGATGCCGAGCTGGTGGATTACATGTGCGCCAATGCCGATGTGATCACCAAAGTGACGCTGGCCCCGGAAATGACCGGCACGGACGTTATCAGCAAACTGGCCGCCGCCGGGATTGTGGTATCTGCGGGCCATTCGAACGCGACGCTGAAAGAGGCGAAGGCCGGTTTCCGCGCAGGCATTACATTTGCCACACACCTTTATAACGCGATGCCCTATATTACTGGCCGCGAACCGGGACTGGTTGGCGCAATTCTGGATGAACCAGACGTCTACTGCGGCATTATCGCCGACGGCTTGCATGTCGATTACACCAACATCCGCAACGCCAAACGCCTGAAAGGCGACAAGCTCTGCCTGGTGACGGATGCTACCGCTCCGGCAGGAGCGAATATTGAGCAGTTCATTTTTGCTGGTAAAACAATATACTACCGGAATGGACTGTGTGTGGATGAGAACGGCACGCTGAGCGGTTCTTCTCTGACGATGATCGAAGGGGTACGTAACCTCGTTGAACATTGCGGCATCGCGCTTGAGGAAGTGCTGCGCATGGCCACGCTTTATCCGGCGCGCGCCATTGGCGTCGATAAACAGCTCGGTGGTATTGCGCCAGGTATGGTTGCAAACCTGACGGCGTTCACACACGATTATAAAATTATTAAGACCATCGTTAATGGTAACGAGGTCGTCACTGAGTAA
- the nagD gene encoding ribonucleotide monophosphatase NagD translates to MTIKNVICDIDGVLMHDNVAVPGAAEFLHRIIDKGMPLVLLTNYPSQTGQDLANRFATAGVNVPDSVFYTSAMATADFLKRQEGKKAYVVGEGALIHELYKAGFTITDVNPDFVIVGETRSFNWEMMHKAAYFVANGARFIATNPDTHGRGFYPACGALCAGIEKISGRKPFVVGKPSPWIIRAALNTMQAHSEETVIVGDNLRTDILAGFQAGLETILVLSGVSQLDDIDTMPFRPSWIYPSVDEIDVI, encoded by the coding sequence ATGACCATTAAGAATGTAATTTGTGATATCGACGGCGTGCTGATGCACGACAACGTTGCCGTGCCGGGTGCTGCGGAGTTTCTTCACCGCATCATCGACAAAGGAATGCCACTGGTTCTTCTCACGAACTACCCTTCACAGACTGGTCAGGATCTGGCAAACCGCTTTGCTACTGCGGGCGTCAACGTCCCGGACAGCGTGTTTTATACCTCTGCGATGGCGACCGCGGATTTCCTGAAGCGTCAGGAAGGCAAAAAAGCCTATGTGGTTGGTGAAGGTGCGCTGATCCACGAGCTGTATAAAGCGGGCTTCACCATCACCGACGTGAACCCGGACTTTGTCATCGTGGGCGAAACGCGCTCCTTTAACTGGGAGATGATGCATAAGGCAGCCTACTTTGTCGCCAACGGTGCGCGTTTTATCGCCACCAACCCGGACACGCACGGTCGCGGTTTTTATCCCGCCTGCGGTGCGCTGTGTGCCGGTATCGAAAAAATCTCGGGCCGTAAGCCGTTTGTTGTCGGTAAACCGAGCCCGTGGATTATCCGCGCCGCACTGAATACGATGCAGGCACACTCAGAAGAAACCGTCATTGTGGGCGACAACCTGCGTACCGATATTCTTGCTGGCTTCCAGGCGGGGCTTGAAACCATCCTGGTGCTTTCTGGCGTTTCACAGCTTGATGACATTGATACGATGCCGTTCCGGCCAAGCTGGATTTACCCCTCTGTCGACGAAATCGACGTTATTTGA